Part of the Flagellimonas eckloniae genome, CTCGAGGAAGTAAACCTTTCATATTTACTCCACCAATTCTAAGAGAGCGATGTCAAAATCATTATCAAGAATGACTTTTCCTTTGGCGACCATGACTTCGGTTTCAGAGTAGGTGTCATATAATTTGGTTCCATCCCCAAAAAAACCTTTTACCCAGAGTGATTTTTTGCCTTTGGGCAAATCCAAACCTACTACAACTTTGTCCTTAAATTCTCCATTTGTATAGGTTCTTGAGAATACGTAGGGCGATTTTGCAAGTCTTTTATGTTTACCGGCTCCTATTGCGGGATGGTTTCGCCTAAACTGACCCAATTTCTGCCAATGTTTGTGAATTTTTTTTGTTTGGGGCAAACTATCCAAGTCTTCCCAATTCATAAAGGAACGTAGTGTAGCATCACCATTGGTGGCTTCTATGACTAGGCTTCGAGCCGTTTCATCCCCATAATAAACTTGAGAAGCTCCTGGTGTCAGCAGTAAAACATTTGCCGCATATATGGGTCTTTTGCGTTCTTTATCAAAAGGATTTCCATCATCATGGGAAGTCAAATAATTCAATACACTCTTTCCTTTTAATTTGGTATTCAATAAACGATTGTACTTTTTGAAAATGGTCTCATAATCTTTGTTAGCATCAATCTTTAAATCAAAATTGATAAGACTTTTAAAACCATTGCTGAAGAAATCGACTTTCGTATCGCCAAAATTAAACTCCCTACCACCTGAGATTCCATAATCATAAACTTCTCCAACCATATAAAAGGGATTATTGTCCAATACCTGGTCCGGATGTTTTTTCTTCCAGGTCTCAAAAGCGTAATCTGCCTCTTTGTACAGTTCACCCCACGCGTTTTCATTCACGTGCTTTACTGTGTCTACTCGAAAGCCATCTACCCCAAAGTCATTGATATAATCCGTTAGCCATTTAATAATATAATACTTCGGAGCCCTTGGGTATCCTGTTCTTTCAAAAAATAATTGGAGTTCATCCAATTCTTGGCTCAATCGTCCTTCTTCCTTCCACTTGGCAAGTAGGGCATCAGGTAATTCAACAGGGTCGTTAGATGCGGTAAGTATGTCTGGAAGATTCTCTACTAAAGTACAGGCGGTTGTATTCTCATAAGTGGTAAATTCACATTTGGGTCCAGTTTGCACCCATTCTTTTGGCCATACAGGATCTTCTTCGGTAACAGGGCCGGTGTGGTTAAGGACCACATCCAATAAAACCCGTATTCCTTTTGCATGTGCAGTTTTGACCAATATCTCCAGATCTTTCCGTATGCCAAAATTAGGGTCAATAGCTGTCCAATCCTTTGTCCAATAGCCATGATAAGCATAGGTATTGCCAGTTCCTTCATCTGTAGCTCCATGGATTTGTTCAACAACAGGAGTAAACCAAATTGCATTTATTCCCAAATCTGTAAAATATCCTTCTTCAATTTTTTGTGTAATTCCTTGAATGTCCCCCCCTTCAAAACCTCTCAGAACAGCTGTCTCTTCTGTTCTTTCATAATTTATGTCATTCTCTGTATTACCATTATTAAAACGGTCCGTAAGAAGAAAGTAAACATTGGCTCCTTCCCAAACAAAAGGGACTTCCTTTTTTTGAGCTGTTTCCTCAACTACATTTGTGTCTTTTTTAATGGGGGTTTTTACTTCATTGCAGCCATGGAGAATGTATATCATGGACATAACAGCAAGTAGTTTTTTCATTTTTTGGGATTTTAGCTAAAGCTATAAAATGCATACGGAAATATAAAATTTATTTCCCATCACTTCTAATCCTCAATGTACGGGAGGTGAGCAGTACTATCAGCGTCTATTCAACACTTTGTATTCTTCGTAGCAACTAGAAATTGCATCAAGAATCTGAAGGTCGTTCGCGGTATTTATAAAAGATCTAGAGTAATTACAGTTATTTAGGATGTCCTCAAGATCAACTTTTTCCAACTGTAGCAATTCTGTAAGTGTTTCCCTATCAAACTTTGAAGCCAATAAATTTCTAATGTCTTCGTCTTCTTTCATTTGACGCAGTTTTCGCATTTGTTTTGGCTTTTTCCCAAAGAGATTCCGCAATAAGTCTGCGGGGTTTAATATCGCCCCCAATACTTTTGTAACCGCACTAGGGCTTTTGCTACCGCCCTCATAACTTTTTTGAAGCCCGGAAATGCTATATTGATATGCATTATTGATTGGAAGATTCTTTACGTCAATCTCAAGATATCCAGTCAATAGATAGGGCTTTACAATAACTTCTTCCAAGGCATATGCAAGCTCGGTAAGTGCTATTTCAGTTCCCTCAAATTTGAACATATCGTTGGTAACCCGAACTTTTTGGGATTTAAACCCTAAAAAGGAAAGGTACAGTGTATCATTCACTGCAGCCTGAATTTTGAATTTTCCTTCTTGATCGGTAATGGTACCAACAACTTTATTAAGATTGATAACGTGCACACTTACCATGGGATAGCTTGTTTGTGCATTGATAACTGTGGCGTTTAATTCTCCTTCAACCACCGCATCATCCTCATTTTGAGCAAAACAAAAAAATGAAATAAAGGAAAAAAATGTAAGTAAAACTCTTCTCATGCAATCTTTGTAGTCATAAAAGTACTAAACAAAGAAAAATAAATAGGTCTCCACCATCATTTAATATAGAATTAACTAATAAAAACCGGGTCGTTTTTTTCCACCTTTTCTCCCAGAGTTGTTTTTTCTGCCTCCTCTGAAGGATTTATTATCCCCACCTTTTCTGTGTCCACGTTTTTTATCTCGTTTTCTGCCACCTCTTCCTGAGCCACCTGGGTTTTTCGATACTTCAACATTGATAAAGCGCCCATCTACCTTAAATTCGGTAAAGGTTTGAAGTATGTTTTCCGTATGTTGAGCATCGGTATTAAAGAAGGAAAAACTATCCTTGGTGTCCACGTTGAAAATATCTTCTTT contains:
- a CDS encoding alpha-amylase family glycosyl hydrolase, which codes for MKKLLAVMSMIYILHGCNEVKTPIKKDTNVVEETAQKKEVPFVWEGANVYFLLTDRFNNGNTENDINYERTEETAVLRGFEGGDIQGITQKIEEGYFTDLGINAIWFTPVVEQIHGATDEGTGNTYAYHGYWTKDWTAIDPNFGIRKDLEILVKTAHAKGIRVLLDVVLNHTGPVTEEDPVWPKEWVQTGPKCEFTTYENTTACTLVENLPDILTASNDPVELPDALLAKWKEEGRLSQELDELQLFFERTGYPRAPKYYIIKWLTDYINDFGVDGFRVDTVKHVNENAWGELYKEADYAFETWKKKHPDQVLDNNPFYMVGEVYDYGISGGREFNFGDTKVDFFSNGFKSLINFDLKIDANKDYETIFKKYNRLLNTKLKGKSVLNYLTSHDDGNPFDKERKRPIYAANVLLLTPGASQVYYGDETARSLVIEATNGDATLRSFMNWEDLDSLPQTKKIHKHWQKLGQFRRNHPAIGAGKHKRLAKSPYVFSRTYTNGEFKDKVVVGLDLPKGKKSLWVKGFFGDGTKLYDTYSETEVMVAKGKVILDNDFDIALLELVE
- a CDS encoding carboxypeptidase-like regulatory domain-containing protein, yielding MRRVLLTFFSFISFFCFAQNEDDAVVEGELNATVINAQTSYPMVSVHVINLNKVVGTITDQEGKFKIQAAVNDTLYLSFLGFKSQKVRVTNDMFKFEGTEIALTELAYALEEVIVKPYLLTGYLEIDVKNLPINNAYQYSISGLQKSYEGGSKSPSAVTKVLGAILNPADLLRNLFGKKPKQMRKLRQMKEDEDIRNLLASKFDRETLTELLQLEKVDLEDILNNCNYSRSFINTANDLQILDAISSCYEEYKVLNRR